One Colias croceus chromosome 7, ilColCroc2.1 genomic window carries:
- the LOC123692964 gene encoding serine protease nudel isoform X2, with translation MPNKKEGKSNPGLPMGLAETNENGQSYDQRCLFQTFQRIVIVLLLGIFVVVVSALILKYIEVDVENVYRTETVFISKQKEPPNDAFSSKNIKAHYQLENIGNYPVRSKREISTLNKNNSGKNVKFRDNKFQKARKLLTEHNILCNGNEHKEACKEMINQIKLLSEGKISDHEFKTKRTDNVNILKPKTLVKKDRTNDEHSGNGDLSKRELGYERMDYDPNSPIHPRRMPMTFLPPYLQSHHDHSDKIAHPQDIQIAMKMRAKEVLSKDADSNDLVRVEECPAGKVSCDNGNACISESSWCDGNVDCDDVSDESHCTCKSRVDKSRVCDGYFDCPFGEDEMGCFGCTGETFSCGDPDSISDNICFTKEQRCNNINDCPNNKDEIDCSMLSPSLHKKPLFAISNTEGFLHRNFKGTWYAVCNNPYMWAHDACRRETGLIVRPPHIQFLHIDPLLKINYINTAPGGLINTSTTCLNSSAVYVSCPYLLCGTRILTTSQLLREKADIENQLFGRNKRFLLNSEPYPFSFYDTPLYRRKRDASSMSTAFEKVNSNDDDNNSNDDDKDRIKRMESRVVGGKPSQPAAWPWVVALYRNGMFHCGGVILSQNWVMSAAHCIHKFWEHYYEVQVGMLRRFSFSPQEQIHRVTHVIMNQNYDQEDMKNDLSLLRVKPVIQFSRWVRPICLPGPEVAGEDWKWGPPVGTICTAVGWGSTVPHGPDPDHMREVEVPIWDQCNHREDQAGREICAGLAEGGRDTCQGDSGGPLLCRNPSNAQQWYVAGIVSHGYGCARKGEPGVYTRVSLFVPWIKYFMSLKTLPMIQPKQECPGFRCESGISRCLPKKRMCDKIIDCLDGEDEINCEEQTLKKFEQNILTNILGRDANVTTNTESGIDEDIKSSTPSENINKTITTEIPTSMETTTNILVNATDLNHLSFNNTSNIHINTTTPFNKTDTEKIDNDTQETSENIQYIPTVDTSGSTDETEVGDVENFSEQVTADPIKLIMTESTILPHDINKIESLINKPINNTHHVEAITYSNNMTTAHPITTTEEVEIVTPISNTQTNYPIITTPDSMLAENSTTTIILNNNDTSHLLNIGKNDTNSSNENWPETTTGAEYLTTTINFINEIHNTTTEFPSTQHNFIEGNNDSINEVILQVPKNSSEHEIKPASVRKKHKTPLFYQCRRIDQSILYKYRCDHKADCEDGTDELDCTCTDYLSTFENQLLCDGNFNCADGQDEIDCFGCEDGEFLCKRSQICVPNKYVCDGKPQCPLGEDELDCIALTNGNEITFDMDGRPKIRFEGYVTRKINNDWHVSCEDTMSLHDQEEEATSICRYLGFSAVNKFKIKYINLKENNLVELTLDSKRRKRYKSDKEPVLFIYKNIDLEDESSRSVVIKEPQFLKEHCVPNVTKTCTALYIACDQSLFTNFAMSQELLFGREAEESFNQQWPWVAKLYIDGHYKCTGVLIDISWSLFSNECLDLSLQKRQYITVILGAHKTLHSTKSFYEQVRRVDGIKELYSSKVVLLHLQEPLEYSAMVKPMILPTTYIHDQMKTVCVAVGQDGGNNTVSVLLKESKEACSVDNVCFVRQSTVDVCPIGFTVETKWAGIISCHSKQGWYPAATFVTSRGECNVGNRIIATEIGNLKHQIKFYKDTPLIDFNDQDLVEDCGGTRCERGRCVKMHYVCDGIQHCEDGSDESHESCQKKYDICSKDPLHRGCECPAGELKCRNGQCVPKELFRDGRNDCSDGTDEPGQTTCSDYLSRVMPSRLCDGVLHCHDRSDEDPMFCKCFSKHAYRCSKDSLSDEYCVANDMVCDGVPDCPNGEDENACIGLSSPQGTSPGIGEVIIRSYGVWYSKCYTTEEHTKSELEEVCRELGFISGHAKQLPAPAKSYIHNSITLDTFSDIILNNSTKIKLRNNEAPIARGTLDNNLSDCYPLFIECL, from the exons ATGCCCAATAAAAAAGAAGGAAAATCAAACCCTGGTCTTCCCATGGGCTTAGCTGAAACAAATGAAAATG GACAATCCTATGATCAAAGGTGTCTATTTCAAACTTTTCAGagaattgttattgttttattgttggGTATTTTTGTCGTAGTGGTATctgcattaattttaaaatatatagaagTTGAcg TAGAAAATGTTTATAGAACGGAAAccgtatttatttcaaaacagaAAGAACCACCCAATGACGCCTTTTCATCTAAAAATATCAAGGCACATTATCAACTTGAAAACATAGGGAACTATCCTGTTAGAAGTAAAAGAGAAATTTCaactttaaacaaaaacaactcaggtaaaaatgtaaaatttagagataataaGTTTCAAAAAGCTAGAAAATTATTAACGGAACATAACATTCTATGTAATGGAAATGAGCATAAAGAAGCTTGTAAAGAAAtgattaatcaaataaaattactatcaGAAGGCAAAATATCTGAccatgaatttaaaacaaaaaggacTGATAatgtgaatatattaaaaccaaAGACTCTTGTAAAAAAAGATAGAACAAATGATGAACATTCTGGAAATGGTGATTTATCAAAACGGGAACTAG GTTATGAGAGAATGGATTATGACCCGAATTCACCAATCCATCCCAG ACGAATGCCGATGACTTTTTTACCTCCGTATTTACAAAGCCATCATGATCACTCAGATAAAATTGCACATCCACAGGATATTCAAATTGCGATGAAGATGAGAGCAAA agAGGTTTTATCAAAAGATGCAGATTCAAATGACCTAGTACGCGTAGAAGAATGCCCTGCGGGTAAAGTGTCTTGCGATAATGGAAATGCGTGTATAAGTGAAAGCTCATGGTGTGATGGAAATGTAGATTGTGATGACGTCAGCGATGAATCTCACTGCACTTGCAAGTCCCGCGTTGATAAGTCCAGAGTGTGCGATGGATACTTCGATTGTCCTTTTGGGGAAGACGAAATGGGATGTTTtg GTTGCACTGGAGAAACTTTCAGTTGTGGTGACCCGGATTCCATTTCGGATAATATATGTTTCACAAAAGAACAACGCTGCAATAACATTAACGATTGCCCCAATAACAAAGATGAAATCGACTGCAGCATGTTATCACCAAGCCTTCATAAGAAACCT CTGTTCGCAATTTCGAACACTGAGGGGTTTTTGCATAGGAATTTCAAAGGGACCTGGTATGCGGTGTGCAACAATCCATACATGTGGGCACATGATGCGTGCCGACGTGAGACTGGACTTATTGTCAG GCCTCCACACATTCAATTTCTCCATATAGATCCATTGCTCAAAATAAACTACATCAACACAGCACCCGGTGGTTTAATAAATACCAGTACTACATGTCTTAATTCTTCTGCAGTGTATGTATCCTGTCCATACTTATTGTGTGGCACGAGAATATTAACCACATCCCAACTTTTGAGAGAA AAAGCCGATAtagaaaatcaattatttgGACGTAACAAACGATTTCTACTAAATAGTGAACCTTATCCCTTTTCATTTTATGATACTCCACTGTACCGTCGTAAAAGAGATGCATCGTCAATGTCTACTGCATTTGAAAAGGTTAATAGTAACGACGATGACAATAATAGTAACGACGATGACAAAGATAGAATAAAAAGAATGGAAAGTAGAGTTGTAGGGGGCAAACCTAGCCAACCAGCTGCGTGGCCCTGGGTGGTGGCTTTATATCGAAATGGAATGTTCCACTGTGGTGGTGTTATTCTAAGCCAAAATTGGGTCATGTCAGCTGCTCATTGCATTCATAA GTTCTGGGAGCATTACTATGAAGTTCAGGTGGGGATGTTGCGCCGTTTCTCTTTTTCGCCTCAAGAGCAAATCCATCGAGTTACTCATGTTATTATGAATCAAAACTACGACCAGGAAGATATGAAGAATGACCTCTCTCTACTCAGAGTAAAACCTGTTATTCAGTTTAGCCGTTGGGTTCGTCCTATTTGTTTACCTGGACCAGAAGTGGCCGGAGAGGACTGGAAGTGGGGTCCACCTGTGGGTACTATTTGTACAGCTGTTGGCTGGGGTTCAACTGTTCCACACGGACCTGATC CTGATCACATGCGAGAGGTAGAAGTCCCAATATGGGATCAATGTAATCATCGAGAAGATCAAGCTGGAAGGGAAATATGCGCAGGGCTCGCAGAAGGTGGAAGAGATACCTGTCAA GGTGACAGTGGAGGACCGTTGTTATGCAGAAATCCATCCAATGCTCAACAATGGTACGTAGCAGGAATTGTAAGTCACGGTTATGGCTGTGCACGTAAAGGCGAACCTGGTGTTTATACGAGAGTGAGTCTCTTCGTCCCATGGATTAAATACTTCATGT CTTTAAAAACGTTACCAATGATTCAACCAAAGCAAGAGTGCCCTGGATTCCGGTGTGAATCTGGAATTTCAAGATGTCTTCCGAAAAAGCGAATGTGTGATAAGATTATAGATTGTTTGGATGGAGAAGATGAAATCAACTGTGAAGAGCAAACATTGAAAAAGTTTGAACAAAATATTCTTACTAATATATTAGGTAGAGACGCCAATGTTACAACAAATACAGAAAGTGGTATTGACGAAGACATCAAATCGAGTACGCCATccgaaaatataaataaaacaattacaaCGGAAATTCCCACTTCAATGGAAACAACTACAAATATACTTGTAAATGCCACAGATTTAAATCATCTTTCCTTCAACAATACttcaaatatacatataaatacaaCTACTCCATTCAATAAAACAGATACTGAAAAAATAGATAACGACACTCAAGAAACCAgtgaaaatatacaatatattccAACAGTTGATACTTCTGGATCTACCGATGAAACGGAAGTCGGAGATGTAGAGAATTTCAGTGAACAAGTAACAGCAGAtcctattaaattaataatgactGAATCTACAATTTTACCAcatgatataaacaaaatcgaatcattgataaataaaccaataaataatactcACCACGTAGAAGCAATaacatattcaaataatatgaCCACTGCTCATCCAATTACTACAACTGAAGAAGTAGAAATAGTTACGCCTATATCTAATACTCAAACAAATTATCCAATAATCACTACACCTGATAGTATGTTAGCGGAAAATTCCACAACTACAATTATACTGAATAATAATGACACGTCACATTTGCTAAATATTGGAAAAAACGACACAAACTCTTCTAATGAGAATTGGCCAGAAACAACAACAGGAGCTGAATATTTAACAACTactattaatttcataaatgaaATCCATAATACTACAACCGAATTTCCTAGCAcacaacataattttattgaaggaAATAATGATTCTATAAATGAAGTGATACTTCAAGTACCAAAAAATTCTAGTGAGCATGAGATCAAACCAGCAAGTGtaagaaaaaaacataaaactccATTATTCTATCAATGtcgtag aatCGATCAGagcattttatacaaataccGATGTGATCACAAAGCTGACTGTGAAGATGGTACAGATGAACTAGACTGCACATGTACAGATTATTTATCTACATTCGAAAACCAATTACTCTGTGACGGGAACTTCAATTGTGCGGATGGTCAAGATGAAATCGATTGCT TTGGTTGTGAAGACGGAGAATTTCTCTGTAAACGAAGTCAAATTTGCGTCCCAAATAAATACGTATGTGATGGTAAACCGCAATGCCCTTTGGGTGAAGACGAGCTTGACTGTA ttgCCCTGACAAATGGTAATGAGATTACATTTGATATGGATGGTAGACCTAAAATCCGATTTGAAGGCTATGTAactagaaaaataaacaacgatTGGCACGTTTCTTGTGAGGATACTATGTCTTTACATGATCAAGAAGAAGAAGCTACTAGTATTTGTAGATATTTAGGATTTAG CGCTGTCaacaagtttaaaataaaatacattaaccTGAAGGAGAATAATCTCGTCGAATTAACTTTAGATAGCAAAAGACGGAAAAGATATAAGTCGGATAAAGAACCAgtgttatttatctataaaaatatagatctCGAGGACGAATCATCGCGAAGTGTTGTGATAAAAGAACCACAGTTTTTAAAGGAACATTGTGTCCCAAATGTGACAAAAACATGTACCGCATTGTATATTGCTTGCGACCAATCGCTATTCACAAATTTTGCGATGTCCCAAGAACTTTTATTCGGTCGCGAAGCCGAAGAGTCATTTAATCAACAGTGGCCTTGGGTTgccaaattatatatagatgGACATTACAAATGTACAGGTGTACTTATCGATATTTCTTGGAGTTTATTCAGTAACGAATGTTTGGATTTAAGttt ACAGAAGCGTCAATACATAACGGTAATTTTGGGAGCACACAAAACATTACACTCAACGAAAAGTTTTTATGAACAAGTACGCAGAGTAGATGGAATTAAAGAATTATATAGCAGCAAAGTAGTACTTTTACATTTACAAGAGCCACTTGAGTATTCAGCTATGGTGAAGCCAATGATTCTACCAACTAC GTACATACATGATCAAATGAAAACAGTTTGCGTCGCTGTCGGTCAAGACGGTGGTAATAATACAGTGAGCGTATTACTTAAGGAATCAAAGGAAGCGTGTAGCGTAGATAATGTGTGCTTTGTGAGGCAGTCCACTGTAGACGTTTGTCCG ATCGGGTTTACCGTTGAAACAAAATGGGCGGGAATAATTAGTTGCCATAGTAAACAGGGCTGGTACCCTGCGGCAACTTTTGTGACGTCCAGAGGCGAATGTAATGTGGGTAACCGCATAATTGCTACTGAAATTGGAAATTTAAAACATCAAATAAAGTTCTATAAAG aTACTCCCTTAATTGATTTCAACGACCAAGATTTAGTAGAAGACTGTGGCGGTACGCGCTGCGAGCGAGGTCGGTGTGTCAAAATGCATTATGTGTGCGATGGCATCCAACATTGTGAAGATGGTAGTGACGAGTCTCACGAAAGTTGTCAAAAGAAATACGATATCTGTTCCAAAGATCCTCTTCACAGGGGCTGTG AATGTCCAGCCGGCGAACTAAAATGCCGCAACGGACAATGCGTTCCCAAAGAACTCTTCAGAGACGGTCGTAATGACTGTTCAGACGGTACAGACGAGCCTGGCCAGACCACGTGCTCCGATTACCTCAGCCGTGTGATGCCTTCAAGGCTGTGTGATGGTGTACTCCACTGCCATGATAGGAGTGATGAAGACCCTATGTTCTGTAAATGCTTCTCAAAGCATGCATATCG ATGCAGCAAGGACTCACTAAGCGATGAATACTGTGTAGCAAATGACATGGTGTGCGATGGAGTGCCAGACTGTCCTAATGGGGAAGACGAGAACGCATGCATTGGGCTTAGCTCTCCGCAGGGAACATC gcCCGGTATCGGTGAAGTAATCATCCGCTCGTATGGCGTGTGGTACTCCAAATGCTACACAACAGAAGAGCATACAAAA